The genomic window AACCTGGCCGAGGGCGAGAAGCGGGTCGGAGGGCACGAGCGCGAGCGGTTCGGCACGGCCTACGGGTCGGCCGGTGAGACCCGGGTGTGGCTGCTCTCGGCCGCCGCGCTGGGATACGTGAGCGACGAGATGGTCGAAGGGCCCGCGGACTGGGCGGACAAGGCGCGCGCGACGATGTGGAAGTTGATGCATCGCGGGTGAGCCAAGCGAGGGGGGGCTCCGGCTTCGGTCGGAGTCACCCTTCGCGATCTCCGCTGAGCTCCGGGGAGACGCGCCTCCACGCCGCTGCACTTCGCTTCCGCCGCCGCTTCCGCTTCCGCCGCCGCTTCCGCCGCCTCTTCCGCTTCCGCCGCCTCTTTCGCTTCCGCCGCCTCTTTCGCTTCCGCCGCCTCTTTCGCTTCCGCCGCCTCTTTCGCTTCCGCCGCCTCTTCCGCTTCCGCCGCCTCTTCCGCTTCCGCCGCCTCTGCCGCATCCGCCGCCGCTTGCGCCTCCGCTGCCGCCGCCGCTTGCGCCTCCGCTGCCGCCGCCGCTGCCGCCGCCGCTTGCGCCTCCGCTGCCGCCGCCACTGCCGCCGCCGCTTGCGCCTCCGCTGCCGCCTCCGCTGCCGCTCCGTTGCCGCCTCCGCTGCCCCTCCCGCTCCCTCAGGCGCGGAGGCGCTCGGGTTGGCCTCGGATTCGGTTTCCGGCCGCGTAGGGGTTGCGATTCCACCCCCTGCGGCGTCAGGATTGGCACGTGCACGCCCTCGGAACGCTACTGACCGGGTTCCTCCTGGTCGGGTTCCTCCCCGGCTTCGTCGAGCTCGGTGAGGACATGCTGCACCTCGCGATTGAGGGCCACACGCTGCACACGACCGACCACGACGGCGAGGACGAGCAGCCGTCGCATGGCTGTGACGACTGCACGCACTGCGTGTCCTGTCACGGGCAAGGAACGGCGTTCCTCGTGGCCGTGACGGCGCCCGTGCCCGGAGCCATGACCGTCGCCGACTCGGGCGACCGCTGGCACGTGGCTGGCGTCGCCCTCGATGGCGTGCGCGCGCGCCTCGATCGACCTCCGCAGGCCTGAGCCAGCAGCTCGGCGGGAGTGGTCCGTCCGACGGACCCGAGCTGCCCCGGGTTGGCGCCCTCTTGGGCGCCCAGGCGTGGTTTGTCGACATGGAGGTGACCTGTGGATGCAGGTCGAATCGTGCTCGCCGCGGTGGTCGCGGCGTTCATCGGGGTGCCCGCGCACGTCGCGGCACAGGAACGAGATTCGTACGGCGCAGTCTCCTTGGAGGCGCTGCTTCGGCACGCGGAGACGCGGGCGCCAGCGATGGTCGTCGCGCGCTCCCGACTGGGGCTGGTGCGCGAGGAGGAGGGCGCCGCGGAGTCACCGTTCCCGGCGAATCCGCGGGCGATGGTCGCGGCGGGTCCTCGGTTCGACGACTCGGGCGCGGCGGACGTCGACGTCACAGTCCAGCTCTGGCAGCCCATCGAGATCGCCGGCGAGCAGGGTGAGCGCCAGCGGGTCACTCGGGCGCGGCGCGAGCGCCTGTCGAGCGAGCTCGAGGCGGTTCGATGGGACGTGCATCGACAGCTCCACGCGACGTTTCACCTCGCGCTCCTCGCGCGAGAGCAGGTCGAGGTCAGCCAGCTCGTAGTCGAGTTCCAGGAACGAATGCTCGATGTGGCGCGGCGTCGCGTGGCGAGCGGAGACGCTTCGCCGCTGATCGAGCCGATCGCCCAAGTCGAGGTCGCTCAGGCGCGGCAGATGCAGATCGCGGCGCGCGGCCGCTACCGCGTTCTTCAGGTTCGGCTCGCCGAAATCGCGGGCTGGTCCACGAGCACGCCGCCCGCTCCGGCCGGTCAGCTCGGTGCGCCTCGCGCGCTCCCCGCGCTCGAGCGTCTCGTCGAGATCGCGCGCGAGCATCAACCCCGGCTCGCTGCGCTGCGGGCTGCGGTCGGCGAGTCGCGCGCACGCGTCAGCCTCGCCCATCGTGACGCGTGGCCCGAGCCCACCCTCGGCGTGGGCTTCGCACGGGAGGGAGCCCCCAACGGTACCCCCGATTGGATCGTCACTGGACGCCTCATGCTCCCGCTTCCCTTCTGGCAGCGGAATCAGGCGGGTATCGGTCGCGAAGAGGGGCGCCTCGACGTCGCCGAGGCCCAACGCGACGCCGCCGAGCTCGTTCTCCCGGCGCGCGTCGCCCGGTTGGCGGTGGAGGTCTCGACCTCCGCTGAGCAGGTGCAGGTCTACCAGGAGGACGTCCTGCCCCGCTTCGAGCAGAACCTGGAGCTACTCGCCCGCGCCTTCGAGCTCGGTGAGATCGACCTGATGCGTCTCTCGCTCGCGCGGGAGCGGCTCCTGAGCGCGCGGCTTGCGGCGCTCGACGTCCAGGCCGCCTACTACCGGGCGCTCGCCGAGCTCGAGGCGTTCATGGGCGCGCACCCTTGGGCGCGCGAAGAGCATCACGGAGCAGGATCGTGAGGCGGAAGCTCATGTGGGTCGCCGCGGTCGCGCTCGTCGGCTGCGGCACCGGCCAGAGCCACGACGACGAAGAAGGACACGCTGAGCACGAAGAGGCGTTCTCGGAGGTCGTCGAGATCTCGGACTCGGCGGCCGAGCGCGCGGGGATCCGGATCGAGACCGCAGAGGACTCGGCTCTGTTCGGGGGCGTGGAAGTGCCGGCGGAGATCCAGCTCGACCCCGACCGCACGGCGCATGTGTCCTCGATCGTGCAAGGGCAGATCGCCGACGTCGCCGTGAGCATCGGTGCGCGCGTGGAGGCCGGCGATACGCTCTGCGTCCTGCGGAGCGTCGCGCTCGGGGAGACGCGCGCCGATTTGGCCGAGGCGCGCGCGGATCTCGAGGTCGCACGCGCCAATCACGAGCGACAGCGCGAGCTCCAGGAAGCGGGCATCGGCGCCCGGCGGAATCTCATCGAAGCGCAGGGCGCGCTCGAGCGTGCACGCGCACGTCAGTCGGGGCTTCTGAGCCGAGCCCGTGTGTACGGGGGGGGTGGTCGTGGCTCGCAGGCCGTGATTCAGAGTCCGATCTCGGGAGAGGTCCTGCAGCGCCACGCGACGCGCGGAGAGGTCGTCGAGCCTGGCACCACCCTCTTCGTGATCGCCGACCTGTCGGAGGTGTGGGTGATGGGCCAGGTCTTCGCGCAGGACGTCTCAGCCGCGCGCTTGGGAGCGCCCGGTCGGCTCACGCTGCGCAGTCTGCCGGGACGAGACTGGTCGGGTCCGCTCGACTACGTCTCGCCCGCGCTGGACGAGCACACGCGAACGCTGCCCGTGCGCATCACGATGGGCAACGAGGACCGAATGCTGCGCCCGGGGCTGTTCGGCGTGCTGCGCCTGCCGGGGGCGGAGAACGCGCCGGAGGTGCCCGTGATCGAAGCGGCGGCGGTCCAGGACATCGAAGGCGAGGACTACGTCTTCGTCCCCGAGAATGACGACCACTATCGCGCGGTGGCCGTGCGCACGGGTCGTCGGGAGGGACCGCGAGTGGAAGTGCTCGACGGCCTCAGCCCGGGCGACCGCTACGTGGCCGCTGGCGCCTTCGTCCTGAAGTCCGCGGCGCTGAGCGGTGAGCTCGCCGAGCACGAGCATTGAGGAGGCGAAGATGATCGAACGCATCGTCGACTTCTCGGTTCGCAACCGCTTCCTGGTGATCCTCTTCGTGCTCGCCGTGGGCGCGATGGGCGTGCGGGCGGCGCGCGAGCTCCCCATCGACGCCGTCCCCGACGTCACCAACGTCCAGGTCCAGGTGCTCACACAAGCTCCTGCGCTTGGACCGCTCGAGATCGAGCGCTTCATCACGTTCCCGGTGGAATCCGTGATGAGCGGGCTCCCGCAGCTCGAGGAGGTCCGCAGCGTCTCGCGCTTCGGGCTGAGCGCCGTGACGCTCGTCTTCGAAGAGGGAACGGACATCTATTTCGCACGACAGCTCGTCCAGGAGCGGCTGGCGGAGGCACGCGAGTCGATCCCGTCCGAGTACGGGACGCCCGAGATGGGTCCCGTGAGCAGCGGCCTCGGAGAGATCTACATGTTCGAGGTCCGCGGCGACCCGGCATGCGAGGGCGAAGACACACCCGAGTGCTGGTCGTTGATGGAGCTTCGAGAGGTCCTCGACTGGACGATCGCCTACCAGCTCCGGTCGGTCGACGGCGTCGTGGAGGTCAACACCTTCGGCGGTGAGCTGAAGACCTACGAGGTGCAAGTCGACCCGGTGCTGCTCCGCGCCTTCGGCCTGGGGCTCAACGACGTCTTCGACGCGCTCGAGCGCAACAACGTCAGCGCTGGGGGTGGCTACGTCGCTCACGCGGGCGAGCAGCGGTTGATCCGCGCGGACGGCCTGCTCAGCTCTCTGTCCGACGTGCGCGCCGTGGTCGTCAGCACCCGCGACGACGGGACTCCGATCCGAATCGCCGATATCGGCGACGTCCACCTCGCTCCGATGATCCGACAAGGTGGGCTCACGCGCGACGGGCGAGGCGAAACGGTCAGCGGCATCGTCATGATGCTCATCGGCGCCAACTCCCGCGAGGTCTCGCGCGCCGTGGACGAGCGCATCGACGAGCTTCGCGGCTCGTTGCCCGAGGGGGTGACGATCGACACCTACTACGACCGCACGGAGCTCGTCGATCGCACCGTGCGCACGGCGGCGACGAACCTCATCGAGGGCGGCGTGCTCGTGATCGTCGTGCTGCTCCTGCTGCTCGGCAACATGCGCGGGGGCCTCCTGGTGGCGGCCGTGATCCCGCTGAGCATGCTGGCCGCGCTGATCGGGATGAACCTGCTCCGGGTCTCGGGGAACCTGATGAGCCTCGGCGCGCTCGACTTCGGGATCCTGGTGGACGGGGCCGTTGTCGTCGTCGAGCACGTGGTGCTCGCGCTCTCCAAACGAAAACCTCCGCACAGTCCGACGACCATTCGCCAGGCGGCGCGCGAGGTTGCCCGGCCCGTGCTCTTCGCGGTCTCGATCATCATGCTCGTCTACGTCCCTATCCTCACGCTGCAGGGGATCGAGGGGAAGATGTTCCGGCCGATGGCGATCACGGTGCTGCTCGCCCTCGGCGCGTCTGTCGTGCTCGCGCTCACGCTCATGCCAGCGGCGAGCACGTTCCTCTTCGCCAAGGTGGAGCTGAAGGAGCGCGAGACCTGGCTCATGCGCCAGGCGCGGCGCGTCTACGAGCCGTTGCTCGATCGCGCCCTGGGCCACCCCGCCATCCCGATCGGCCTCGCGATGCTCCTCGTCGTGGGGGCCGGGCTGGTCGCTCCCACCCTGGGGGCCGAGTTCGTACCGCGGCTCGACGAGGGCGCCATCGCGATGCACGCGATGCGGCTACCGTCGGTCTCCCTCGAGGAGTCGGTGGCGGCGACCACGCGGGTCGAGCAAGTCCTGCTCGAGCGCTTCCCGGACGAGGTCCGGACCGTCGTCTCCCGCACCGGCCGTCCGGAGATCGCGACCGACCCGATGGGGGTCGAGCTCAGCGACATCTACGTCCTGCTCCATCCGCCCGACCAATGGACGCGAGCCAGCAGCAAGGAGGAGCTCGTCGCCCAGCTCGGCGAGGTCCTCGAGGCGGAGGTTCCCGGCCAGGCGTACGCCTTCTCGCAGCCGATCGAGATGCGCACCAACGAGCTGCTCGAGGGTGTCCGGGCCGATGTCGCGATCCTGATCTACGGTGACGATCTCGCCGAGCTCGCGCGAGCCGGTGACGTCGTCTCTCGTGTGCTCGGGAGCGTCGAGGGCGCGGAGGACGTGCTCGTCGACCAGGTCGAGGGGCTGCCGTTCCTGAACGTCATCGTGGACCGGACGTCCATCTCCCGGTACGGGGTCGACGCGAGGGATGTCACCGGCGCGGTGTCGAGCATCGCCGGACATCCCGTCGGGACGGTGTTCGAGGGGCAGCGACGCTTCGCGCTTCAGGTTCGGCTGCCAGAGAGCTCGCGCTCCGATGTCGAGGCCATCCGACGGATTCCCATCGCTTTGCCCAACGGCGGAACCGTGCCCCTCGGCGAGCTCGCGACGGTCGAAGAGGACGAGGGACCGGCGAGCGTCGGCCGCGAAGCGGTGCGCCGGCGCCTCACCATCCAGGTCAACGTACGTGGTCGGGACGTTGCGGGCTTCGTCAGCGAGGCGCAGGAGCGAATCCGCGACGAGGTGGATCTGCCGGACGGCTACTTCATCGAGTGGGGCGGTCAGTTCGAGAACCTGCAGGAGGCGACCGAGCGGCTCGCCATCGCAGTGCCCGTGGTTCTCCTGCTCATCTTCGTGCTGCTCTACCTGACCTACGGAGCGGCGCGTCCTGCCGCGCTCGTGTACCTGAACGTACCGATCGCGGCCACGGGCGGCGTGTTCGCGTTGGCCGCACGAGGGATGCCGTTCTCGATCAGCGCCGCGGTCGGATTCATCGCGCTCTTCGGCATCGCGGTGCTCAACGGAGTCGTGCTCGTCTCCACGATTCGAGACCTCCAAAAGGAGGGGGGCACGCTCGCCGAGGCCACGTCGCGGGCGGCGCGCGCACGGCTGCGTCCGATCCTGATGACCGCGCTGACCGACGCCCTCGGGTTCCTCCCGATGGCCGTATCCACCAGCGCGGGCGCCGAGGTGCAGCGACCCCTGGCGACCGTGGTCATCGGCGGGCTCGTGACGTGCACACTGCTCACGCTCTTCGTGCTCCCGGCGGTGTACGCACGGCTGGGGGGCGCGGTCACCTCCCGCGACTCCCTGCCGGGCTTGGAGCCACAGCCTCAGGCGTGAACGAGCGATGAAGCGAACCCGCTACCACCTCAGCCGGATGGACTGCTCCTCGGAGGAGCGGATGGTCCGGATGTCGCTGGACGACATTCCGGAGATCGAGCACCTCGAGTTCGATCTCGACGCGAGAACCGTGGACGTCGTCCACCACGGCCCGCGTGAGGCGATCGAGAGGGCCCTGGCAGGTCTGGAGCTCGGCGCGTCCGAGATCGAGAAGGACGACGACGTGTCGGTCGACGAGGTCGGTGGCGCGTCGGACACGTCCGAACGCGGGCCGTTGATGGGGGCGCTGGTCATCAATGGCGTGCTCTTCTTCGGCGAGCTCGCCGCGGGGCTCGTCTTCGCCTCGATGGGCCTCGTTGCCGACTCGCTCGACATGCTCGCAGATGCGCTGGTCTACGCATTGAGCCTGGCCGCCGTCGGCGGCAGCACGACGCGCAAGAAGAGGCTGGCGGCGTCCAGCGGCTATCTGCAGCTCGCACTCGCGCTCTTCGGTCTCATCGAGGTCGTGCGGCGCTTCATCGCGCCGGAGGAGAGGCCCGACGTCTGGGCCATGATCGCGGTCTCACTCGTCGCCTTGGCTGGCAACGTTGCGACCCTGTGGCTCCTCCGGCGCGCACGACGCGGTGACGCACACATCGAAGCGAGCTGGATCTTCACGTCCAACGACGTGAAGGTGAACCTGCTCGTGATCGTCGCGGCGCTCCTCGTGTGGTGGAGCTCGTCGAGCGTTCCGGACCTCATCGTCGGCGGGCTGATCTTCCTCATCGTCGCCAGCGGCGCGCGGCGCATCCTCGCGCTCGCACGCCGGCCCGGAGCGAACTGAACGCCGCTCGCGCCGGTTGACACATGAATATGGCGTCATATGTTCATGTCATGGCTGAGCCCGAAGTCGTAGCCCTGTCGCAAAGCGAGGCCGAGCGTCTCGCGAGGACCTTCAAAGCTCTCGGGGATCCAGGCCGGCTGGTGCTCGTCAGCCTGCTCGCGAACGAGGAGCTCTGCGTTCACGAGATTGCGGAGCGGCTCGGGCGCGAGCAGTCGGCAGTGTCGCACCAGCTCCGCGTCCTTCGCGATCGCCAGCTCGTGCGAACGCGGCGGGAGGGGCGGCACATCTACTACGAGCTGGCCGACGGCCACGTCCGGGATCTGTTCGAGGTCGCGCTCGCGCACGTCTCGCACACGGAGGAGGAATCCCGATGAGCGTGACCTGGGATCAGGCGCTCTTCTACGCCAACCTCGCCGCTCAGGGGCTCCTCCTGCTCGGAGCCGTCTGGTGCATCGCGTTTCCAAAGCGGCGCCTCTATCCGATGACGAAGAAGGGGCCCGTCTACTACGCGATGTGGCTGCTCTTCTACTTCGCCTTCCTCAGCAATCCGGTCCTCGCGATCGCGGACTGGAACACGGGTCCGTGGACGAGCGAGTGGCGCTTCGTGATCGGAGGTCCCCTCGTCGTGCTGGGCGGCGCGTTCGTCACGTGGGGGATGGCGACCCTCGGCCTGAAGAACACGTCCGGACTGCGGGACGGCTTCGTGGCTCGCGGTCCCTATCTCTTCTCGCGCAACCCTCAGTACGTCGGCGACATCCTCATCTTCACGGGCGTCACCGTCATCGCGAACTCCGAGGTCGCCCTGATCACGCACTTCCTGACGTCGCTCGTCTTCGTGCTCGCGCCGCTCGCCGAGGAACCGTGGCTCGAGGAGCAGTACGGCGAGCAGTACGAAGACTACCGACGACGCGCACCCAGGTTCCTGTGAGGGGAAGGCCAGCCATGCCCGACAACACCGATTGGGACGGCTTCGCGAGCCGCTACGACCGGATCGTCCGCCTCTTCGACCGTGCCTACCCGGAGGTCCGTCGACGCCTGGCGCGGGACCTCGACGGCGCGGAGCACGTGCTCGAGATCGCCGCTGGCACCGGACAGTTCACGTTCGACCTCGCGGACGTGGCCGGCGAGGTCGTGGCGACCGACTACTCGCGAGAGATGGTCGAGCACATCCGCGCGAGGGTGAGCGAACACGGGGTGCAGAACGTCCGTGCCGACCAGCAGAGCGCGTATGAGCTCGACTTCGACGACCGCAGCTTCGATGGGGTGTTCTGCGCCAACGGGCTGCACGTCATGGAGCGCCCCGAGACGGCGCTCGCGGAGATGCGGCGGGTGCTCGTCCCGGATGGGGTGCTCATCGTGCCCACTTTCCTGCATGGCGCAGGGCGTTTCGAGCGTGGGTTGTCTCGGACGCTGAGCGTGTTCTCATCCTTCGTGGCGCACACCCGGTTCAGCCTGGACCAGCTCGGAAGTCTGGTGGAAGAGGCGGGGTTCGACGTCACCTCCGCAGAGGAGCTGCCCGGGCTCCTTCCCATCGGCTACGTCGTCGCGAGGCGGACGTCATGAACGCGACCGTCGAAACGGCACGGCTGCGTGGTCGTCGAGGCATCGAGCGATGAGTCACGACCACGACCACCATCACGGCCCGACACCCGAGCGCGCGCTCTGGGTCGCGATCGTGCTCAACGGGGCGTTCCTCGTGCTCGAGGCGGTGGCCGGCTGGTGGCTCGACTCGCTCGCCCTGCTGGCTGACGCAGGACACATGGTCTCGGATGTCGGGGCACTCACGGTTGCGCTCATCGCCGTGCGGCTGCGTCACCGTAAGCCGAACGACGGCTACACGTTCGGTCTCCGCCGCGCCCCGGTGCTCGGGGGGCTCATCAACGCCGTCGCCCTGGTCGCCATCGTGGTGTTCATCTGCGTCGAGGCGATGGACCGGTTCGCGGCTCCGCCGACCCCCGATGGCGTCGGGGTCTTGGTGACCGGTGTCGCGGGTCTCGCGGTCAACCTCGTGAGCGCTTGGTATCTCGCACGAAGCCGCGACCGCTCTGTGAACACCCGGGGCGCGATTCTGCACCTGCTCGCCGACGCGCTTGGCTCCGTCGCTGCCATCGTCTCGGCCGTTGCTCTTCTCGCATGGAACGCGCCCCT from Sandaracinaceae bacterium includes these protein-coding regions:
- a CDS encoding four helix bundle protein; protein product: RCEDEGCQVDTWVASDWMSHMLRITEEAIVWLRSMKPIWEEVAKHDRNLARQMRDSAASVVGNLAEGEKRVGGHERERFGTAYGSAGETRVWLLSAAALGYVSDEMVEGPADWADKARATMWKLMHRG
- a CDS encoding TolC family protein, with translation MRAAVGESRARVSLAHRDAWPEPTLGVGFAREGAPNGTPDWIVTGRLMLPLPFWQRNQAGIGREEGRLDVAEAQRDAAELVLPARVARLAVEVSTSAEQVQVYQEDVLPRFEQNLELLARAFELGEIDLMRLSLARERLLSARLAALDVQAAYYRALAELEAFMGAHPWAREEHHGAGS
- a CDS encoding efflux RND transporter periplasmic adaptor subunit, with amino-acid sequence MRRKLMWVAAVALVGCGTGQSHDDEEGHAEHEEAFSEVVEISDSAAERAGIRIETAEDSALFGGVEVPAEIQLDPDRTAHVSSIVQGQIADVAVSIGARVEAGDTLCVLRSVALGETRADLAEARADLEVARANHERQRELQEAGIGARRNLIEAQGALERARARQSGLLSRARVYGGGGRGSQAVIQSPISGEVLQRHATRGEVVEPGTTLFVIADLSEVWVMGQVFAQDVSAARLGAPGRLTLRSLPGRDWSGPLDYVSPALDEHTRTLPVRITMGNEDRMLRPGLFGVLRLPGAENAPEVPVIEAAAVQDIEGEDYVFVPENDDHYRAVAVRTGRREGPRVEVLDGLSPGDRYVAAGAFVLKSAALSGELAEHEH
- a CDS encoding CusA/CzcA family heavy metal efflux RND transporter; amino-acid sequence: MIERIVDFSVRNRFLVILFVLAVGAMGVRAARELPIDAVPDVTNVQVQVLTQAPALGPLEIERFITFPVESVMSGLPQLEEVRSVSRFGLSAVTLVFEEGTDIYFARQLVQERLAEARESIPSEYGTPEMGPVSSGLGEIYMFEVRGDPACEGEDTPECWSLMELREVLDWTIAYQLRSVDGVVEVNTFGGELKTYEVQVDPVLLRAFGLGLNDVFDALERNNVSAGGGYVAHAGEQRLIRADGLLSSLSDVRAVVVSTRDDGTPIRIADIGDVHLAPMIRQGGLTRDGRGETVSGIVMMLIGANSREVSRAVDERIDELRGSLPEGVTIDTYYDRTELVDRTVRTAATNLIEGGVLVIVVLLLLLGNMRGGLLVAAVIPLSMLAALIGMNLLRVSGNLMSLGALDFGILVDGAVVVVEHVVLALSKRKPPHSPTTIRQAAREVARPVLFAVSIIMLVYVPILTLQGIEGKMFRPMAITVLLALGASVVLALTLMPAASTFLFAKVELKERETWLMRQARRVYEPLLDRALGHPAIPIGLAMLLVVGAGLVAPTLGAEFVPRLDEGAIAMHAMRLPSVSLEESVAATTRVEQVLLERFPDEVRTVVSRTGRPEIATDPMGVELSDIYVLLHPPDQWTRASSKEELVAQLGEVLEAEVPGQAYAFSQPIEMRTNELLEGVRADVAILIYGDDLAELARAGDVVSRVLGSVEGAEDVLVDQVEGLPFLNVIVDRTSISRYGVDARDVTGAVSSIAGHPVGTVFEGQRRFALQVRLPESSRSDVEAIRRIPIALPNGGTVPLGELATVEEDEGPASVGREAVRRRLTIQVNVRGRDVAGFVSEAQERIRDEVDLPDGYFIEWGGQFENLQEATERLAIAVPVVLLLIFVLLYLTYGAARPAALVYLNVPIAATGGVFALAARGMPFSISAAVGFIALFGIAVLNGVVLVSTIRDLQKEGGTLAEATSRAARARLRPILMTALTDALGFLPMAVSTSAGAEVQRPLATVVIGGLVTCTLLTLFVLPAVYARLGGAVTSRDSLPGLEPQPQA
- a CDS encoding cation transporter; the encoded protein is MKRTRYHLSRMDCSSEERMVRMSLDDIPEIEHLEFDLDARTVDVVHHGPREAIERALAGLELGASEIEKDDDVSVDEVGGASDTSERGPLMGALVINGVLFFGELAAGLVFASMGLVADSLDMLADALVYALSLAAVGGSTTRKKRLAASSGYLQLALALFGLIEVVRRFIAPEERPDVWAMIAVSLVALAGNVATLWLLRRARRGDAHIEASWIFTSNDVKVNLLVIVAALLVWWSSSSVPDLIVGGLIFLIVASGARRILALARRPGAN
- a CDS encoding metalloregulator ArsR/SmtB family transcription factor, whose translation is MAEPEVVALSQSEAERLARTFKALGDPGRLVLVSLLANEELCVHEIAERLGREQSAVSHQLRVLRDRQLVRTRREGRHIYYELADGHVRDLFEVALAHVSHTEEESR
- a CDS encoding phosphatidylethanolamine N-methyltransferase family protein — translated: MSVTWDQALFYANLAAQGLLLLGAVWCIAFPKRRLYPMTKKGPVYYAMWLLFYFAFLSNPVLAIADWNTGPWTSEWRFVIGGPLVVLGGAFVTWGMATLGLKNTSGLRDGFVARGPYLFSRNPQYVGDILIFTGVTVIANSEVALITHFLTSLVFVLAPLAEEPWLEEQYGEQYEDYRRRAPRFL
- a CDS encoding methyltransferase domain-containing protein, which codes for MPDNTDWDGFASRYDRIVRLFDRAYPEVRRRLARDLDGAEHVLEIAAGTGQFTFDLADVAGEVVATDYSREMVEHIRARVSEHGVQNVRADQQSAYELDFDDRSFDGVFCANGLHVMERPETALAEMRRVLVPDGVLIVPTFLHGAGRFERGLSRTLSVFSSFVAHTRFSLDQLGSLVEEAGFDVTSAEELPGLLPIGYVVARRTS
- a CDS encoding cation diffusion facilitator family transporter — protein: MSHDHDHHHGPTPERALWVAIVLNGAFLVLEAVAGWWLDSLALLADAGHMVSDVGALTVALIAVRLRHRKPNDGYTFGLRRAPVLGGLINAVALVAIVVFICVEAMDRFAAPPTPDGVGVLVTGVAGLAVNLVSAWYLARSRDRSVNTRGAILHLLADALGSVAAIVSAVALLAWNAPLADPIASVVIAVLILVGSTPLLRDTVRILLQRAPSDLDVNELRTVLEAEPSVRSVNDLHLWELASGEPVLSAMLIVDEEGLLEANRLCDRLRATLRKRFEVGHATLECRRDEAPDCALTENTMAEHA